Part of the Gemmatimonadaceae bacterium genome is shown below.
TAGTTTAGAGCGGCAAGCAGAGGTACTTTCGCCGATGCGCGTTGCCGAGCGCGAACTACAACGCGGGAGGAGCGATGCGTGTCCTGCGATCGATAGCCGCCATTGTCGTCGCGCTTCCCCTCAACGCCGCGATCAGCGGCGCACAGACGGCATGGCCGACCAAGCAATGGCCTACGGGCACGCCGCAGTCTGTCGGGCTGAACGTGGCGGTGCTCGACAGCATCAATTCCGAGATCGGCGCGGGTCGCTACGGGTACATCGATCGCATGATCGTGATACGCCACGGGCGACTCGTTTACGATCGCCGCTACCAGCAGGATTACGATCGCGCGTATCGGGACTCGGTGCACGTGCGCGGCGCGCTCAACCCGCATGACTACACGGGTCCGTACAACTACTATGACCCCTGGTGGCACCCGTATTACCGACGCGGCGACCTGCACACGCTGCAATCGGTGACGAAGACGATCACATCGATGGTGATCGGGGCCGCGGTTGCTCGCGGCGATTTCCCCAGCATTGACACGCCCGTGTTGAACTTCTTCGATACGACCACCGTTGCCAACATCGACGTGCGCAAGCGACGGATGACCGTGCGTCATTTGCTCACGATGACGTCGGGGCTGGATTGGAACGAAAGCCTTCCGTACACGGATCCGAAGAACACGGCAACCGCGCTGGAAGAGAGTGCAGACTGGACCAAGTTCACCATCGATCGTCCGATGTCTGCCGATCCGGGCAGCGTGTTCAACTACAACAGCGGCGCGTCGGCGCTCCTCGCGTACGTGTTCGTGCGCGCGACGGGACACGACATCGAGGAATACGCCGCGCAGCATTTGTTCGCTCCACTCGGCATCGAGCGGTGGTACTGGAAGCGCAGTCCAACCGGGCTCCCCGACACGGAGGGCGGGCTCTATCTCGAGGCGCGTGATCTGGCCAAGCTCTGGTATCTCGTATTGAAAAACGGCAGCTGGGATGGTCGCGAAGTGCTGAGTCGCGAGTGGGTCCGCGCCTCGGTGTCGCCGGCAGTCGCCACGGGGCCTGCGCCAAGCGCGGCTCGCTACGGTCTCTCCTGGTGGCTGTATCCATTCGGCCGTGACAGCACCCAGCTCTATTGGGCCGGCTCCGGATTTGGCGGTCAACTCCCCATCGCTCTGCGTGACGACGACATCGTCGTTGTTTTCAATGGCTGGAACATCCTGCCTGGCCAACGGCGCTTGCCGCTGCGTGCTGTTCTCGGGAGAATCGTGAACGCGCTCGGTGACACCAAAGTGTCTCAGGCCGCTGGCAAACCGCGTCGCTGACACTCTTTCCGGAGGCCGTATGCCCACTGCGGTCGAGCGAGTAGACGCTCACACTTTCGACACCTTCGTCGACGCCAAGGTCAAGTTCAAGTTCAACCCGAACACACGTGACCTGCTCGAAGCGATCCTGCCGTACTACCCCAAGGAGTGTCGCTGTATCAGCGGCTATCTGGACGACGAAGATCAGTTCTGGAAGGTGAACTTCCATTGGGAGCTGCTCGTACGGATGTTGAACAAGGGACTCACTCGCCTCGAGAGGAGCGAGGGGGCGCAGACCCGCATCATCCTTGGTGAGATGATGCGAAACCCGCCGTCACCGCAGCGCGGTTATGTGGACAGTCAGGCGATCGGGGAGCCGCACGATACGAGCTCGCACGCGCTCGTCGTGAAGCGCTGGGAGACGATGAAGATCTGCAAGGCGCAGTTCCGGCTGATCATCGATTCGGCGAATCTCGACAAGCTGATGCCGCCGTCGACGCGCTGGGATCTATCGGTTGCACCGGTGGCCCACCCTGGCACGAGCAAGCATGGAACCGGCTACGCCGTCGACATCATCGGCTTCGGACTGAATCACCGGATCAGGGACATCAGCACAAAGCTCGGCGCGACGCTCGCGTTCGACGAGAAGTCGCATGTGCACGTCGAGTTCGCGGACTTCAGCAAGGGAATAAAGCCTGGCCGCGCGGACTGAGTGCTATCGTTTGCTTAGTGCCCGAGGCGAGACTCGAACTCGCAAGGCCCGAAGGCCGGGGGATTTTGAGTCCCCTGCGTCTACCAATTCCACCACCCGGGCCGATCGCGCAATGTACTCCGTGCCGGCGACTTCCTCAACGCGCAGAGGGTAGAGGGTAGCGGGTAGGGAGTGAACGAACACTCTGCCCGCAACTCTCTGCCCTCTACCCCTCTGGCGGCTTGGCGAGCGCGGAATCCGCGGTTGCACCGCTCTGCCGTCGCATCTGCTCGACGCGCCGGCGCACCTGCTCCTGCAAGGCGGTATAGCGCGCACGCTGCAGCGGCGTCATGAACTGCGCGAGATCGCGCTGCTCCTGCGCGAAGAGCTCCACGCGCTGTTTCTGAAGCTGCGTCAGCTGGTCGAGATATCCCGAGATCTTCGTCTGGTCGGTCTGCGTCGAATCGCGCATCGCGTCGCGCAGTGACAGCCGCGTCTGACGCTCCTGTCGCTGCAATTGCCGGCGCTGCGATTCGAAACGCTGATTGACCGGCACCAGCTGATTCATCTGCGCATCGTTGAGTCCAACGCGCCGACGCGTCATTTGATAGAGCATCTGCTGAAAGCGCCGCTCGAGCTGCGCTCGATTTCCGACCTGTTGGTCGCCTGGCAACTGCCGTCCCGCGCCGGCGCGCGGAAGCGCGACGTCACGACGTGGCCGAAGCTGGGCGTGCGCCGGCGTCGCGCTCTGCGCAAGCATGATCGCTGCGACGGGCAAGAGCGCACGCCACGTCATCAATCGGTGCCTCCTCGGCTGCCGGGGAGCGTAACGCGAACGCTCACTGGCTCCGGCTCCGTCGGCGGCTCCGCGTCAATCGATTGGAGATCGTCGAGTAGCGCGCGGAGATCCCTGTCGCTCAAGTCGCTCACACCACCAGCAGCGGAGAGCTCGGCGGTCGTCGCGGCTGGCGCCGGCGCTGTGTGCGACGGGAGGCGCTCGGAAGACACAGCGTTCTTTGGCGCGCTTACAGACTCCGGCGTCGCTTCGGCGACGACAGGTGCGCTCGGCACTGGCAGCGTGTGCTGACGCGAACGAATCAGGGCGAACGACGCGCTTCCGATCGCGACCACTGCAATCGACGCCGCGATGCGCCAATCCATCCACGTACGGGCCCGCCGTCGCCCCGACGGCGAATGCACGCCCGACGCTGACGCGCGCGTCACGACCACGCGCGCAATCGCCGCGACGTCGACGGCTCGCATGTCTGACGTCAACGCCACGTGCGCTTCACGCAAGATCGTGAGCTCACCGCGGCAATCCGCGCATTGCGCAACGTGCATCATGATGGCTGCACGGTCGCTCGCGTCGAGTCGCTCGTGCAGCAAGTCAGGAAGCCGATCGCGCATTTCCGCGTTGGGACAATCAGTCATCGAGATACTCCTTCACGGCGCGCATCGCGTTATGGTAATGCACGCGTGCCGCGCCCTCCGTCGTGCCGACCAGGTCGGCAATCTCCTTATAAGACAACCCTTGTGCAACTCGCAGCGTGAACACTTCGCGCTGCGTCGGCGAGAGCTTCTTCATTGCTTCTCGCACGCGATTGGCCGCCTCGCCGGCGACCATCGAGTCGAGCGCGTCGTACTCCGTCGCCGCGTCACCTTCCTGCACCTCGACCCGGATTGGCCGTCGCTTCTCGGCGCGTCTGCGATCGAGCAGCAATCGGCGTTCGATGGTGAACAGCCACGTGCGGAACGAGCTCTCGCCGCGGAACCCATCGAGCGAATTGAACGCGCGGACGAAGGTGTCCTGGACGAGATCGTCCGCTTCGTCGATCGCGCCGAAGCTGCAGGCGAACCGCGCCAGCGCCTGGGCGTGACGTGCGACGAGCTCGGTTGCTGCATGCTCGTCCCCGCGCCGCCATCGCGCGATGAGATCCAGATCCGATTGGCCCCCGCCCTCGCCATCGCCACCTCGGGAAGCGTCAGTCATTCGGTCGCGCAGTAGACGTCACGGAAGCTGTTCTCGTTAAGGCCGTCTTGACCTCTTTTGCGCATTCCTGGCCCTCGGAGCGGCTTCCGCCTGACGGGCGCGGCGGTGAATAATACTGCGAATGCCTACCTCCAGACGGGCCGCGCAACGCATCGGTCATCGCGGCGCGCCGCGTGAATTCCCCGAGAACACATTGCCCTCCTTCGCGCGCGCCATCGAGCTCGGCGCGGACGCGGTCGAGCTCGACGTTCACGTGACAAGCGACGGTGTTCCCGTCGTGCACCACGACCCCGATCTGACATCTGGCGCTAGCAGGGCAAAGCGCCCGATCGTGTCGATGGCGTGGCGCGAAGTCGCGCGCGTCGAAATAGCGCCCGATGTATGTGTGCCGAGTCTCGAGCAAGTGCTCGCCTTCGCGGCTGGCCGGGCGATGGTCTACGTCGAGCTGAAAGGTCGTGAGGTCGAAGAGCGAACGATCGGGGTGATTCGTGGGAGTCACGCAGCGTGCGCCGTGCACAGCTTCGATCACGCCGCGGTCGCGCGCGCGGCCACGATCGCTCCCGAGCTGCGACGAGGCATCCTGTTCGACGCGTATCCCGTCGACGTCGCGCGATCGATGCGGAATGCTTCGGCCCTGGATGTGTGGCCGCAGTGGGAGCTCATCGACGCGTCGCTCGTCGAGCGCGTGCACGCCGCGGGCGGTCATGTAATCGCGTGGACGGTCAATGGCACCGCGGACGCGGAGCGCCTCATCGCACTCGGCGTCGATGGATTGTGCGGAGACGACATCCGGCTGCTGCCGTGACATCTAGCGCGTCGTCGCGACCGGCCTAGCTTCCTGCGCCGAACCTGAGCTCGTCAATCGGACCCGCGCCTGGAGAACCTCGGTCACATGCGATTCACGTTCACGATGGTCGCGTCGATCGCGATCGTTGCCGGCTGCTCGTCGGGAACGCGCACGACGCAAAGCTCACCAACGCCTGCCCAGGCCCAACCAGCGCCGAGCGTTGCTGCCGCCGCGGAAACGCGCCGCGACAGCGCCGTGCCGCGCACGACTGCCGCCGGCGCCGGTGCCCTTTCGGCGCCTAACGCCGATCCCTTCCCGAGCACCTATCGCCCATTTGCATCCCGACCGACGGTCATTCGCAACGTCACGATTCTCACTGCCGCCGGCCCGACGATTCGCGGTGGCGCGGTACTCCTTCAAAACGGCAAGATCGCGCAGGTCGGCGCGAGCGTGAACGCGCCAGGTGACGCCATCGTTATTGACGGCACGGGCAAATACCTAACGCCCGGGATCATCGATGACCACTCGCACATCGGCGCTGGCGGCGTTCCCTCTGAGCAGGGGGCCAATACCGACGACGTCAACGAGGCGACCAACCCGGTGACGGCGCAGGTCTGGGTCGAGCATTCCGTGTGGCCGCAGGACCCGCAGTTCCCGCGCTCCCTCGCCGGTGGTGTGACGACGCTTCAAGTCCTCCCCGGCTCGGCGAACCTCATCGGCGGCCGGAGCGCCGTGCTCAAGGTCGTGCCGTCGCGCACCGTGCAGGGGATGAAATTCCCCGGCGCCAAGTACGGACTCAAGATGGCTTGCGGTGAGAACCCCAAACGCGTGTATGCGAATCGCGGTCCCTCGACTCGTATGGGCAACGTCGCCGGCTATCGCGCGGCGTGGATCCAGGCAGAACGATATCGCCGGCAGTGGGACAAATGGAACGAGACGCATCAGGGCGATCCACCACAGCGCGATCTCGGACTCGAAACACTTGCCGAGGTGCTGCGCGGCAACATCCTCGTGCATAATCACTGCTATCGTGCCGACGAGATGGCGCAGATGATCGACATCGCGCACGAGTTCGGCTACAAGATCCGCTCATTCCATCACGCGGTCGAAGGTTACAAGATCGCCGATCTGCTCGCGCGCGAGAACATCGGCGCGTCGGTGTGGGCAGACTGGGGCGCGTTCAAGATGGAAGCGGTGGACGCGGTGCGCGCGAACATGGCGCTCATCGACCATGCGGGTGCGCGAACGATCGTTCACTCGGACGACGCGTCTGGTGAGCAAAGACTCAACCAGGAGGCGGCCAAGGGAATGGCCGAGGGAAACCGCATCGGCATACCGATCACCGAGGATCAGGCGATCAAATGGTTGACGATCAATCCGGCCTGGGCGCTGGGCCTCGATGACAAGATCGGCTCGATCGAGAGCGGCAAGAACGCCGACGTCGTGCTCTGGTCTGGTGATCCGTTCAGCGTTTACTCACGAGCGGAGAAGGTCTGGATCGACGGCGCGATGCTCTTTGACCGGCTCGACCCGGCGCAGCGTTGGCGCACGGACTTCGAGCTTGGATTCGTTCCCGACATTGCCGCGGGAGGCCGATAGATGCGAAGCCTAACGAAGCAGCTGGTCCTCGCGCTCGTCATCGCCGCTCCGGCGGGAGCGCAAACGATTGCGATCGTCGGTGGAACGGTCTATCCCGTGAGTGGGCCTGCCATTAGCAATGGCACCGTCGTCATTCGGGATGGACGGATTCTCGCCGTCGGCGCGAATGTGCCGGTGCCCGCAGACGCACAGCGCATCGACGCCGCCGGTAAGATCGTCACGCCGGGCCTCGTGAACGCGGCAACGCAACTCACGATCACCGAGATTAGCGCGGTCAACTCGACTCGCAACTCCTCGGCGCGTGGGCGTGAAGGAATCGCCGCGGCTTTCACCGTTTGGGACGGCTTGAACCCGCTGTCCGTGTTGGTTCCGCCAGCCCGAGCGGCCGGCATAACGACTGTCGTCATCGAGCCGCGCGGTGGCATCATCGCCGGACAAGCCGCCGTGCTCCATCTCGTCGAAGGTGACGCCGCCGACATCGTGATGCGAGCGCCGGCGGCAATGGTTGGCCAGATCGGTGCGCAGCAAGGGGGTGGTGGCGGCGGCGGGCAACAAGCGCTCGTTCAGTCGCGCGGCGAGCTGATGATGCGATTGCGCGAGGTGCTCGACGATGCGCGCGCATATAGCCGTCGAAAGGCCGACTACGAACGTGCTCAAACCCGGCAGTTCGCCGCGAGCCGTGCCGACCTCGAGGCACTCATCCCCGTGCTCGATGGACGCGTTCCGCTCCTGCTCGAGGCGGACCGCTCGAGCGACATCGAGAGTGCGATCAAGCTCGCTCAGGACTACAAGCTGAAGCTGATCATCGGCGGCGGGTCAGAGGCGTGGATGGTTGCGGAGAAGCTGGCAGCGGCGAAGGTGCCGGTGCTCACCGGCGCGATGAACAATATCCCGCGCAACTTCTCCACGCTGGGCACGCGTCAGGAGAACGCGGGCCTGCTTCGTCGTGCTGGTGTGACAGTCGCTCTGATCGGCAACGCCGGGGGCGGCGATGAGGATGCTTTCAACGTTCGCAACGTGCGATTCGAAGCGGGTAATGCAGTTGCGTACGGCATGTCGCGCGAGGATGCGCTGCGCGCGATCACATTGACGCCTGCCGAGATCTTCGGGGTCGCCGATCGCGTCGGATCGTTGCAGCCGGGACGTGATGCCGACGTCGTCGTCTGGTCCGGTGATCCGTTCGAGTTCGCGACGCAGCCGGAGCATGTGTTCATTCGCGGTCGCGAAGTTCACGACGTGACAAGGCAGGACATGCTGGAGCAGCGGTATAGGTCGCTGCCGCCGAGCTATCGGCGACCGTAGAGGGTAGAGCGTAGAGGGTAGAGGGCAAACACAAACCACAGCGTGTCATCCTGAGCGAACCAAGACGGAGGCGGTGAACGCCTTCGACACTTCGCTCGTAACGCCGCGACCCGCGACCCGGAGCTCGCGCAATTTGGGCAGGCGTTCGAGTTTCGCCACGCCAGAGTTTGTAAGACCGTGACAGGCGTCGAACGTGATCCGCTCGAGAGAGTCCATCGTCGAGAGCAATTCCGGTGTACGATCGGTGATTGTCGTGTAGCTGTTGAAGTAGTACGAGAGTCCCGGGAGCTTGGTCAGGTGCTCAGTAGCGGCGTCCGTTGTATCTCGGCAGTACATGAGTACGAGTGATTCGAGTCGCTCACACCGTCCGATGTGACGGTAGCCCGTGTCGGGTATATCCATCGGCATGAGCTCGCGAAGCGACGGAAACTCGGGCAGCGCCGCGACGCCTTCGTCATCGACGTTGAGACAACTCACCGACAATCCACGCAGCTTCGGTATCCTGCTCAGCGCGTGGAAGCCGCGCGTCCGCAGATTGTGGCAGCGTCGGCCCCAGATCATCTCGAGACTGCGCGACTGACTCAAGGCGACCCAGCCATCGTCGCCGGTGGCGGTGTCCTGCGCGCCAAGAAAGCGAAGCTTTGGCATGCGCGCGATCTGCGGCATCCAGTTGTCCTTCGCATTCACGGCAAGCCAGCCAAGGTTCGGCAGCGAGACGAGCGGTTCCATCGCCGCTGCCGTAATAGCCAGATTCGCGTCGTCGAGGTTCAAGCCGAAGAGCCCATCCATTCCGCGCAAATGCTGGATACCGTTATCCGTGAAGCGTCCGCGCAGCGTCAGATAATTCGGCGCGGATCGATAGCTTGTCAGGGCAAATTCGGGCTCGCCGCCCTGCCACGTCTTGAACACCGGCATCTCGTGCAGCATGCGAAGACCGG
Proteins encoded:
- a CDS encoding serine hydrolase, which translates into the protein MRVLRSIAAIVVALPLNAAISGAQTAWPTKQWPTGTPQSVGLNVAVLDSINSEIGAGRYGYIDRMIVIRHGRLVYDRRYQQDYDRAYRDSVHVRGALNPHDYTGPYNYYDPWWHPYYRRGDLHTLQSVTKTITSMVIGAAVARGDFPSIDTPVLNFFDTTTVANIDVRKRRMTVRHLLTMTSGLDWNESLPYTDPKNTATALEESADWTKFTIDRPMSADPGSVFNYNSGASALLAYVFVRATGHDIEEYAAQHLFAPLGIERWYWKRSPTGLPDTEGGLYLEARDLAKLWYLVLKNGSWDGREVLSREWVRASVSPAVATGPAPSAARYGLSWWLYPFGRDSTQLYWAGSGFGGQLPIALRDDDIVVVFNGWNILPGQRRLPLRAVLGRIVNALGDTKVSQAAGKPRR
- a CDS encoding zf-HC2 domain-containing protein — its product is MTDCPNAEMRDRLPDLLHERLDASDRAAIMMHVAQCADCRGELTILREAHVALTSDMRAVDVAAIARVVVTRASASGVHSPSGRRRARTWMDWRIAASIAVVAIGSASFALIRSRQHTLPVPSAPVVAEATPESVSAPKNAVSSERLPSHTAPAPAATTAELSAAGGVSDLSDRDLRALLDDLQSIDAEPPTEPEPVSVRVTLPGSRGGTD
- a CDS encoding RNA polymerase sigma factor, encoding MTDASRGGDGEGGGQSDLDLIARWRRGDEHAATELVARHAQALARFACSFGAIDEADDLVQDTFVRAFNSLDGFRGESSFRTWLFTIERRLLLDRRRAEKRRPIRVEVQEGDAATEYDALDSMVAGEAANRVREAMKKLSPTQREVFTLRVAQGLSYKEIADLVGTTEGAARVHYHNAMRAVKEYLDD
- a CDS encoding glycerophosphodiester phosphodiesterase, whose amino-acid sequence is MPTSRRAAQRIGHRGAPREFPENTLPSFARAIELGADAVELDVHVTSDGVPVVHHDPDLTSGASRAKRPIVSMAWREVARVEIAPDVCVPSLEQVLAFAAGRAMVYVELKGREVEERTIGVIRGSHAACAVHSFDHAAVARAATIAPELRRGILFDAYPVDVARSMRNASALDVWPQWELIDASLVERVHAAGGHVIAWTVNGTADAERLIALGVDGLCGDDIRLLP
- a CDS encoding amidohydrolase, with the protein product MRFTFTMVASIAIVAGCSSGTRTTQSSPTPAQAQPAPSVAAAAETRRDSAVPRTTAAGAGALSAPNADPFPSTYRPFASRPTVIRNVTILTAAGPTIRGGAVLLQNGKIAQVGASVNAPGDAIVIDGTGKYLTPGIIDDHSHIGAGGVPSEQGANTDDVNEATNPVTAQVWVEHSVWPQDPQFPRSLAGGVTTLQVLPGSANLIGGRSAVLKVVPSRTVQGMKFPGAKYGLKMACGENPKRVYANRGPSTRMGNVAGYRAAWIQAERYRRQWDKWNETHQGDPPQRDLGLETLAEVLRGNILVHNHCYRADEMAQMIDIAHEFGYKIRSFHHAVEGYKIADLLARENIGASVWADWGAFKMEAVDAVRANMALIDHAGARTIVHSDDASGEQRLNQEAAKGMAEGNRIGIPITEDQAIKWLTINPAWALGLDDKIGSIESGKNADVVLWSGDPFSVYSRAEKVWIDGAMLFDRLDPAQRWRTDFELGFVPDIAAGGR
- a CDS encoding amidohydrolase family protein, with the translated sequence MRSLTKQLVLALVIAAPAGAQTIAIVGGTVYPVSGPAISNGTVVIRDGRILAVGANVPVPADAQRIDAAGKIVTPGLVNAATQLTITEISAVNSTRNSSARGREGIAAAFTVWDGLNPLSVLVPPARAAGITTVVIEPRGGIIAGQAAVLHLVEGDAADIVMRAPAAMVGQIGAQQGGGGGGGQQALVQSRGELMMRLREVLDDARAYSRRKADYERAQTRQFAASRADLEALIPVLDGRVPLLLEADRSSDIESAIKLAQDYKLKLIIGGGSEAWMVAEKLAAAKVPVLTGAMNNIPRNFSTLGTRQENAGLLRRAGVTVALIGNAGGGDEDAFNVRNVRFEAGNAVAYGMSREDALRAITLTPAEIFGVADRVGSLQPGRDADVVVWSGDPFEFATQPEHVFIRGREVHDVTRQDMLEQRYRSLPPSYRRP